A DNA window from Impatiens glandulifera chromosome 7, dImpGla2.1, whole genome shotgun sequence contains the following coding sequences:
- the LOC124910580 gene encoding probable nucleoside diphosphate kinase 5 yields MVIRFSTKLLILFMAFSCSLLYRCLGNDIAEKERTLAIIKPDGLLGNYTDDIKRVILQSGFVIADEMETQLHEDIVKSFYSEHASKSFFPHLVDYMTSGPVVIMILEKLNAVADWRALIGPTDAAKAKVTHPQSIRAMCGMDLQRNCVHGSDSLLSATKEISILFKKISPEVPVLHDEL; encoded by the exons atggttATCCGCTTCTCCACGAAGCTACTCATACTCTTCATGGCCTTTTCATGTTCTCTTCTGTATAG ATGTTTAGGGAATGATATTGCAGAGAAGGAGAGAACACTGGCGATAATAAAACCAGATGGATTGTTAGGTAATTATACAGATGACATAAAAAGAGTTATTTTGCAATCTGGATTCGTTATAGCCGATGAAATGGAAACTCAACTTCATGAAGATATTGTGAAAAGTTTTTACTCTGAACACGCCTCAAAAAGTTTCTTCCCACATCTCGTGGACTACATGACAag TGGACCAGTGGTGATTATGATTTTGGAGAAACTGAATGCTGTTGCTGATTGGCGTGCATTAATTGGACCAACTGATGCAGCTAAGGCTAAGGTTACTCATCCTCAGAG CATCCGAGCCATGTGTGGGATGGATTTACAAAGAAACTGTGTCCACGGTTCAGATTCACTGCTATCTGCTACCAAGGAAATATCCATTTTATTCAAAAAGATATCCCCAG AAGTTCCTGTGTTACATGATGAGTTATAA